The genomic stretch tctatctcaggaacgattcaccgtatgaagaaaattttgaaacaaaacttgtagagaatttaatgctctacaatattgataataagtACAAATAGCGTATAACcgataggaaacgagttatttgcaaaaaatgtgcaaaaaatcgattttcttgatttttgacccccgatttttaaattcattggaATGATTCTTTGAATACACCGGTGGGagtatattcaaatataatactACTTGTAAAAAAAACTGGATGTTCTTAATTTTCTGGTAAATAATTTATGAGATGACGAGTTTACATACGAAATTTTAAATTGCGGAGATGAACGgcttttgaaaaattaatttttgaaaatgcgTGTTTCCCTGTTTTACGTGAAGCAGAACGTAACTCGTTTAAGACGCCATTTTATATCGTGTTGCTATTAATCATTTGGAGGTCGGACTATgaatcaattcgatattttcattttacaaatttgattgtcattttttttaaaacaccgTTTATAGCCCGAAATTTTTCAACTTCCTCCTGTATAAATGAAACATGCTTAATTGTTGTCGGCGTAGTTGAATAagttattttttacaattaggtgaaagtatttattttacAGCAAACCGCACTTTCATGTGTTCTATTTACTTGTAGTGGTAGGCATGCAACCGAGGTTATTGACCTTGATCATACAAATGTGATACTGACCCCCcggttttattaataatagaaaGTTTCGCTTgaagagatttaaaaaatatgtttgtcgAATAGTTTGAAGTGGTTCATATTGAATGCATTACTGATTCCTTCGTAAAATCAGTTAATTATTAAGATTCAGTTTCGCGATCTAACCAGCGGTTGTTTGTGAGTTAACCCAAGCAGtacacaacaaaataataactttttagtCCAGTCATTCAAGGTAATAGGAAAATCGAAATACCCAGCTATGAAGtagtttaaacttgttcatttgacatcctaaaactcctcttaaaactcacatataattcgatATAATTCGGggatgaaaaaaatcgatttttagctcattttttgcaaataatccTGATATTTCTAtacctagatatttaaatttcatcatCTACAACCAGTTAGCATCTGATAGGTGTTTTTGAGATAGTCATGCATTTCGTTTTTGCTGCAAATgtcttcatttttaaactttttgtcgCTGTGTTGAATTTAAATAGTAATCTCTGTAGTTCATCTTCGTTTTCTGCAATCATTGGCATAGCATACGATCTTAAAGTCTTTGTTTaccttttatattttcttcggtAGTTATGCCATTGATTTTGGCCTGTTTATGAATGTTTTCGATGGTTTTTATGATGTTATATGGGATTTGCCTGTTGTATAGAAGGTGTACCAAGTCCTTCGGTTGTATTCCGTCAAACGCCTTTTCTAAGTCTATAAAACACATGTGGTgagttcatttattttgtttgtcatGATCTTTGTTACTAGCTGTATCTTTTTGTCTCCTAGGCGCCATTCATCCGGAATTTTTTGATGTAATGTGCTGTTTCAGCTTTTTACTTTTCagtattattatttctaaatgtgtttttcggtttttttgaCTATAATTTCTATGAATTCTATGTTCCAATTGCACCTATTGTCTGGTTTGAGTGACTGGACTCACaaataaatagttttcttttagataatttgaaaacaataattgcATATTGTAATGTAATATGCAATCTAATTGATATTCTGTATTTTGCAGCCTATTTATGACTGCGTGAATGTGGCAGCCATAAATGCAGTAACAGTCGCCAGGGCCGGCGTTACTTGCGGAACTCAACTGAATGGACAGCAACCGGATCTGTATTCATGTCCAGCATTACCTGAAAACGAAGACTTAGATTTTCGATGCGATACTCCAACGCATAACGATGACAAAATTACTAGATTTtaagaaataatgtaaatattacAAAGACATTTATTGtgttatgaattattttcaaaaacaattcaaaaacaGATGTGCTAGAATCGAGCTTAACgattttataagaattttagGAGATTGTAAAATCAACGAGtgtttttgatttgaaaaactgACTGATTATTGTGTAAATTATATACATAGCGTTTTCAAAAAtcctatttaaaaatacatattctTCAAAACTACGGCTACGTACCTAAGCTGGAGAACAATGTCTGTATTTCTTTGAAACCAATAGAAATGtaagtaaaaaagaaaagagTCGATACaaagataaaaagaaacaaatatttcttctttattttgacTTCTTGTATTTAGTCAACACCTAAAAAGCCATAGTATATCCGTTCTTTTGTAGAACAGGCATGTACATGTTCTCAAAAGTGTCTTATCGTatgaggaaatttttattttactttaaagAAACCCCCGTATAACATATTTTtcgtaaaacaaaatttttcttattatacaacaaacaaacaatgttAGTACAAACACAAATCGACCCAAGCCTGGAAAAATACGTGCATTCACTTACAACcgagatttttattttctttatacaaAAAGTATATACTCACTCGGTATTTGTCAATTAGTTTCAAGGAtagaatcaattattttctttacgACCCTacaaatctctcttcaaatattaccatcaaataaattgaaatccGAACAGCTATAAAACCTTCTACTATAACTCAAGTTAGTATCAttggaattagaaaaatttctatttatatataatttaattatctaATTACATAGTTAAAATGGTTAGATCTTAATTTCTTGAATTAAAAAAGAGTTAAACAAAAACGAATTTTAGGTTAGTACCTACCCAAGTCTGTAgtctgaaataaatatttagtcaTATTATActattgctttatttttttaacaatcaaCCTCACAGCTCTTTCTGTTTACGTCAATATTATGAATTGTTTATATTGCAGTTAGACTAGATATGCTATTTATTATCATGTAAAcgatattcatatttatttgtttctaattAACTACATATACCAGCTGCTCCAAACTTTTCTGACCGCGCCCGGTATGACATTTCAATATTCATCAAATTCAAGTATTTCTTCCTTTTTAATATCGATAGAAAACGGATCGTAAAATCTCATATTATTAGGAAGTATATGCTGAAACTGTTTATTAGCTTTGAAAGATGCTTTTGAATTGAAACTGTTGCAAGTGTTTCAAGATGTAAATATCCTTCATTGTAATTTGAATTGGTTACCATAAATTTACGTAATGTTgtaaaagatttaaaatttcCTTTTGAATGTCATTGTTTCCATagtcattttttaattattgcaGCGACTTCTCCCGATATTCGTGAAAACTTCTAAATCAAAGCCTTACAAATTTACAGCAATGTAGCAAATATATcgtataaataacttttgatgTTCTTCATTCAGAAATTCCGAGGTTCGTCTTTTAGTTCAAACAGACGTTTTAAAGCATCTTTTTTTAGGAACCAGCTAAATTTTTATGTAGCTCGGTTCCGGGTCGCGACAAACATTTTGGGAAACGCTAAATACTGTAGTTTAAATGTACCTGTTTACTGTCATGCAACGATCATCGAAATAGCACTTACGGACGAATTTTTGCTATACGATTCTCTACGTATTGTGATTTATCTATGATCCTCACAGTCGGCGTTCTTTCGTAATAACAGAagtaagaagaagaattaacCTCTTTTATAGTCACAACgtgttttgtttgttgttttcttACAATCTATAAAGatgggaaaaattaaaaaagaaccTGTCGAAGATAGTATAAAAGAAGAACCAAGTGATGAATTGACCTACGAAGAAAAAGTAGCTAATTGTAATGCAATTTCTAAACCCATGGCTTCCAAAAAATTAACGAAACGCTGCTACAAGTTGGTGAAAAAAGGTAAACCGCAAGCTATTATCTGATATTGTTCACATGAATTgagtttatttattgatatttgtttaaaattccagctatgaaacaaaaaacgtaCATCAGATGCGGTTTAAAAGACGTACAAAAAAGGCTGAGGAAAGGAGAAACTGGTATTGTGCTTTTTGCTGGAGATATTTGGCCAATTGAAATAATGTGTCATTTACCAATTGTGTGTgaagataaaaatattccatatgTATTTGTACCTAGTAGGAGAGATTTGGGTGGTGCTATGGGTGTGAAAAGAGGATGCTTAACTGTTTTAATTAGAGAACACCAAGACTATAAAGATTCGTTTGATGCACTAGCAGAAGAAGTTAAACATTTAGGAGTAGctttataaaaattaccaattttttaatataactgCAATCATTATGTATTCTTGATTATATGCTAGAGAGCATTAACGTTATAGTTATGAAACTTTTCTAAAGACAGTAgagttttttgtataaatataatttcaacttggggtgttttatttcatttatatgacATTAAATTTGACCCCTACAAAGAATAAACTGGATGTTAGTATAAATATCAGAGGAATGATTTACTTACaggaaaattgaaatgaaattaaaatatattttattaaaaatgtttattagaaTAGCAAATTATTGCACACATACATGATTGTTGATTAGGTAAATGTGTTTTCGGAATACGTGTAGATTATCTATCTTCTAACAATTATAAAGTTGtggaaactaaaataaaatttttgataattccaTTTAAAGAAACGTTTTTTTAATACTGATACTAAGATCCTTTTTACAAATCTCAGTTGATATGTTtctaattacaaaatttaatccCTAAAACAATAACTGATTCTCTTAATTTACCAAAAGTAAGaggtatatttataaaatttcaaaaagaaaatgatcGGCAAATCAAAGAAACAATTCAATGTTGGTTTTCTTTAATGACAGGATTTTATCTGGAAATTTTTCAGTCATCCTCTATACAGCTCCAACCTAGCTTTCTCAACATCCTTTTACAAGGAGCACAAGCTTTTAGTTGGTTTAAAGCATTTTTAAAAGGAACGGGGTCGATTGAGGATGAAGTGCAAAATTAACAATCTTCATATGCAATAATCTATGAAAATGTCGATAGaactataaagaaatataaagagGTATCGTGATGATGCTTCTTGTAACAcaagatttaaaataaattcttgtgGGTCAAAATCTTCTCCATTAACATGACATGTGATAaggtattaaaaaaatcatatctgaATGTTACATTTTGGGACTCCAAAGGTACAACAGCAATAACAATGTGTAAGTATGTTTCTATGCACAGGAGGGTATACAAAAACGTGTGGCACCCACACTgtgtcaaatttttcattacacatcaatgattatattttcaataagaatATTGCAAACAAAGATGTATAATACATCAAAAAGTTGCGGAAATTGTTCTTATATGGTTCCAAAactatttgtaagaaaatttatttaaactggaCAAAAAACCTTATGAAGTCTTGAAAAACTGATTTCTATGCTTCTATATGTGGATATTGTTTTAAGAAAACTAGTGGAGAGAAAAACCGAATCTACACACATATTGCAAATAGACAAAAAGTGAAAACTGAAGAGATAGGAAACCATCATTGTAAAAAGGATGGATTGCGCGAGTATTGTTCAATATTGaagattgaaatgaataaaGCATACgaaaaagaatgaattttttatataatgaataattaaattggTTTATTTGAAAACTAAAAGTATTCTACAACTAAAAATTGTTATCATAGATTTGTCAAAAAAGGATCGAAGGATTATGTTATAGAAAAATAGCTTAAAATAGTTTCAATAGTAGATTTTCCAATTGACTTTTAACTTACATGTTTTCAACCAAAGTGTCCACTactcagaaaatatattaatgtgtcattaaaaatcacaaataaTTGTAACTCGCTAGCTTCTCCGTTCTAATACAGATAAATTTGAATAGTTTCATAATCCAGTTAGATATTTATGCCATTTTTTCATCGTTTAATTGTTTAATACTTTATTGCATTTAATGGGAATCACAATTCTACTGTTtgcagtttcttcttttttataaaaattgtcaatttcacCATTTTGTTATAGCTATACAGTTACAGACGAcctatgtattttttaatgacaCAAATCCAATATTCCACAATTGTCTTTCtatcaaatgaataaaatatgatgtTAAGGCAGATaatgctttttattttattgttttactgTAGATATTCTAATTAATTCTAAAGTTCCTATTCTAGAACCAGTATTATCTACAATAACATCATAAGTTTACTTTACTTCTGGTATAAAGaatgtttcaagtttttcctgtataaatatgaattttagatgaatataaatttattctcAATCTTATTATATAACATTATCAGACTGAATCACCCTTTATTCAAAAGTAATATGAATTCAATATTCACTGAAATAGAAAGTACACTGTAAAAAACATGAACAAATAGAgtagattaatatttaaaaaaaacagtgTAATATTCatgttttcttattatattgTGTAATAAGAAGTTATTGAAAACTAGACAGACATATCT from Diorhabda sublineata isolate icDioSubl1.1 chromosome 5, icDioSubl1.1, whole genome shotgun sequence encodes the following:
- the LOC130443807 gene encoding H/ACA ribonucleoprotein complex subunit 2-like protein, with protein sequence MGKIKKEPVEDSIKEEPSDELTYEEKVANCNAISKPMASKKLTKRCYKLVKKAMKQKTYIRCGLKDVQKRLRKGETGIVLFAGDIWPIEIMCHLPIVCEDKNIPYVFVPSRRDLGGAMGVKRGCLTVLIREHQDYKDSFDALAEEVKHLGVAL